A genomic stretch from Lathyrus oleraceus cultivar Zhongwan6 chromosome 2, CAAS_Psat_ZW6_1.0, whole genome shotgun sequence includes:
- the LOC127119769 gene encoding heat shock factor protein HSF8: MDGASGVTGGGEGSAQLPAPTPMQNSNSPPPFLSKTYDMVDDPSTDAIVSWSATNNSFVVWDPPEFARDLLPKYFKHNNFSSFVRQLNTYGFRKVDPDRWEFANEGFLRGQKHLLKSITRRKPAHGNNHQPAQQPPGQSSSVGACVEVGKFGLEEEVERLKRDKNVLMQELVRLRQQQQTTDNQLQTMVQRLQGMEQRQQQMMSFLAKAVQSPGFFAQFVQQQNDSNRRITEVNKKRRLKQEGIAETTERAAPSDGQIIKYQPQMNETAKAMLRKIMKWDTPRVESFNKNPDNYLIGDGTSPSNAMDSSSSSNWNSGVTLQEVPPSSVQSSHIPAATGAQGHIPSPDVPQAAASENVMLDGAHTVPTIPNSQADVIMPDIPSIPETVPRSILDIPEDNYMAPETDDGFMDPTSLGSFPIDFEALSPGADIDDLLNNPSIWEDLLQTPLPEDLETSVDEISRGNEPQPPENGWENTQHLDQLTEQMGLLSSEVKRI; encoded by the exons ATGGATGGAGCCAGCGGCGTCACTGGCGGCGGTGAAGGCTCTGCCCAATTACCGGCGCCGACACCGATGCAAAACTCTAACTCGCCGCCTCCCTTTTTGAGCAAGACGTATGACATGGTTGACGACCCTTCCACTGACGCGATTGTTTCATGGAGCGCAACGAACAACAGTTTTGTCGTTTGGGACCCACCGGAATTCGCTCGGGACCTTTTGCCCAAGTACTTCAAACACAACAACTTCTCAAGCTTTGTTAGACAGTTGAATACATAT GGTTTCAGGAAGGTCGACCCAGATCGCTGGGAATTTGCAAATGAGGGTTTTTTGAGGGGTCAAAAACACTTGCTTAAGAGTATAACTCGACGGAAACCTGCCCATGGCAATAATCATCAACCAGCTCAGCAACCACCTGGACAGAGTTCATCAGTAGGGGCATGTGTAGAAGTCGGGAAATTTGGGCTTGAGGAAGAGGTTGAGCGGCTGAAAAGAGACAAGAATGTTCTGATGCAAGAGCTTGTGAGGTTGAGACAGCAGCAACAAACCACTGATAACCAGCTGCAAACAATGGTTCAGCGCCTTCAAGGAATGGAGCAACGACAACAGCAAATGATGTCATTCCTTGCCAAAGCTGTCCAGAGTCCTGGCTTCTTTGCTCAGTTTGTGCAACAGCAAAATGACAGCAATAGGCGCATAACTGAAGTCAACAAAAAGCGTAGGCTCAAACAGGAAGGTATTGCTGAAACAACAGAGCGAGCTGCCCCTTCTGATGGACAAATTATTAAATATCAGCCTCAGATgaatgaaacagcaaaagcaatgCTAAGGAAGATCATGAAATGGGATACTCCTCGTGTAGAATCTTTCAATAAAAATCCTGATAATTACTTGATTGGTGACGGTACATCCCCATCCAATGCAATGGACAGTAGTAGCTCTTCAAACTGGAATTCCGGAGTAACTCTTCAAGAAGTTCCTCCATCTTCAGTGCAGTCTTCTCACATTCCAGCTGCAACAGGAGCTCAAGGACACATACCTTCTCCAGATGTACCTCAAGCTGCAGCATCTGAAAATGTTATGTTGGATGGAGCACATACAGTACCGACTATCCCGAATTCTCAAGCAGATGTTATCATGCCTGATATACCTTCAATACCAGAGACTGTGCCAAGAAGTATTCTCGATATTCCGGAAGACAATTATATGGCTCCTGAGACAGATGATGGATTTATGGATCCAACTTCACTCGGGTCATTTCCCATTGATTTTGAAGCTCTTTCACCCGGTGCAGACATTGATGATTTGTTAAACAATCCTTCTATTTGGGAGGATCTTTTGCAAACTCCCCTTCCAGAGGATCTTGAGACCAGCGTTGACGAAATATCCAGAGGAAATGAGCCGCAGCCACCAGAAAATGGATGGGAAAATACTCAACACCTGGATCAACTAACAGAGCAGATGGGTCTTCTTTCTTCTGAGGTCAAAAGAATATAA